A DNA window from Magnetococcales bacterium contains the following coding sequences:
- a CDS encoding phage tail tape measure protein, with amino-acid sequence MPTASLEFTLFMNTADIGRGMGSVRKTVADGMRGMTQAAKEESLRIQSALASITAFRELKTGVAESRAEWVKAQAEATRLGAAFNQVGPPVKGLKQEFEKAKKAAADAQATFIQQSIALNVLRTSMAAAGVSTTGLAAAQARLRAELAANEAKFQAQARLMNRTQDARNVLNLGPRVNTDREVLRLQAAYERLRATGNLTGVELARAHVRMTEGILALRNGTDSWAGRLMLVREQLVQLAIVGAGIGLSSREAIAFESAMSNVRKVVDFPTPGAFKELTADIKGMAREIPVPLEGLAKIAEAGGQMGIASKEIRGFTEVVAKMSTAFNISPNEAGEAVGRLMNIFKLTVPETQRLGDAINHLGNNTNAVEKDILNVMNRTGGMAKVFGLANTESAALGTAFLALGRPPEIAATAINAMMLILQTAPTREADFKQALARMGISAEKLAADIGRNPQQTLLTFLETLKSLDKQTQSETLATIFGRQYADDISILLAGLDSYKNALDLVSKETNYAGSMQKEFNERVKTTASQMQLASNAISEAGVNLGTVFLPAIVTASQAIPHGAESLEDVGIVG; translated from the coding sequence ATGCCCACCGCTTCGCTGGAATTCACGCTCTTCATGAACACCGCCGACATCGGGCGTGGCATGGGGAGTGTCAGGAAAACCGTGGCCGACGGCATGCGCGGCATGACCCAGGCCGCCAAAGAGGAGAGCCTGCGCATCCAGTCCGCCTTGGCGAGCATTACCGCCTTCCGGGAACTCAAAACAGGGGTTGCGGAGTCCCGCGCCGAGTGGGTGAAAGCCCAGGCGGAAGCCACCCGGCTGGGTGCTGCCTTCAACCAGGTCGGCCCACCCGTCAAAGGGCTGAAGCAGGAGTTCGAAAAAGCCAAAAAAGCGGCGGCGGACGCCCAGGCCACCTTTATCCAGCAGAGCATCGCGTTGAACGTCCTGCGCACCTCCATGGCCGCTGCCGGGGTATCAACGACCGGATTGGCCGCCGCACAAGCCAGACTTCGCGCCGAACTGGCCGCCAACGAGGCGAAATTTCAGGCGCAAGCCAGATTGATGAACAGAACCCAGGATGCCAGAAACGTCCTCAACCTTGGCCCCAGGGTCAACACGGATCGGGAGGTGCTGCGTCTTCAGGCGGCCTACGAGCGTCTGAGGGCTACTGGCAATCTCACCGGTGTCGAGCTGGCCAGGGCGCATGTCAGGATGACCGAGGGGATCCTCGCCTTGCGCAATGGCACGGACAGTTGGGCGGGACGCCTGATGCTGGTCCGGGAGCAACTGGTGCAATTGGCCATCGTGGGCGCGGGTATCGGCCTGTCATCCAGGGAGGCCATTGCCTTTGAATCCGCCATGTCGAATGTGAGAAAAGTGGTGGATTTTCCCACACCGGGTGCCTTCAAAGAACTGACCGCCGATATCAAGGGGATGGCTCGTGAAATTCCCGTGCCCCTGGAGGGACTGGCGAAAATCGCTGAAGCGGGTGGGCAGATGGGAATCGCCTCCAAAGAGATCCGTGGTTTCACCGAAGTCGTCGCCAAGATGTCCACCGCCTTCAACATCTCTCCCAACGAGGCCGGAGAGGCGGTCGGGCGGTTGATGAACATCTTCAAATTGACCGTGCCGGAAACGCAACGCCTGGGAGATGCCATCAACCATCTGGGCAACAACACGAATGCGGTTGAAAAAGACATTCTCAACGTGATGAATCGCACCGGAGGCATGGCCAAGGTATTTGGTCTGGCCAACACCGAATCCGCCGCCCTCGGAACCGCTTTCCTGGCCTTGGGACGTCCTCCGGAGATTGCCGCCACCGCGATCAACGCAATGATGCTGATCCTGCAGACCGCGCCCACCCGCGAGGCGGATTTCAAACAGGCGTTGGCCCGGATGGGCATCTCTGCGGAAAAACTGGCCGCCGACATCGGCAGGAATCCGCAACAAACCCTGCTGACGTTCCTGGAGACCCTGAAAAGCCTGGACAAGCAGACCCAGTCCGAGACCCTGGCCACGATCTTCGGCAGGCAGTACGCCGACGACATCTCCATTCTTTTGGCTGGTCTGGACAGCTACAAGAACGCCCTGGATCTGGTGTCCAAGGAGACGAACTACGCGGGGTCCATGCAGAAGGAGTTCAACGAACGGGTCAAGACCACCGCCTCCCAGATGCAACTGGCAAGCAACGCCATCTCCGAGGCGGGCGTGAACCTGGGGACTGTTTTTCTGCCCGCTATCGTCACCGCATCGCAGGCCATCCCCCATGGCGCGGAAAGTCTCGAAGATGTCGGTATTGTTGGCTT